In one window of Trichoderma breve strain T069 chromosome 7 map unlocalized scaffold00008, whole genome shotgun sequence DNA:
- a CDS encoding ankyrin repeats (3 copies) domain-containing protein, producing the protein MATSSCTPDRPSGNRHELRLCIQNDEGIEEKIKLDSIVDAENAAKERRRKQNRIAQRKHRRRKAEQRLSEMSKSPDLRTSPHAGPCCSCVTRRLEITPPEDYNRSFISITSPNSSYGALTPSAISDYERSQTLSAEIPNPWTPFWPAASPLFDTDANVLPSGDTLDNHSHSPIPSSASLDVQPFQDSQSSPSALSYDASISLISRPKSNCLSPESHLGGQFPLHLAARGGFMGIIGLLVSRGARLDAKDTYGRTALHYAAEAGHLEAVGMLLSVGANPFLADSEGCNSLHIAASKGREDIINTFVHFYIGYFIKA; encoded by the exons ATGGCGACCTCATCCTGCACTCCTGACCGCCCCTCTGGCAACCGACATGAACTGAGACTTTGCATTCAAAATGATGAAGggattgaagaaaagattAAGCTTGATAGCATCGTAGATGCGGAAAATGCTGCAAAAGAGAGACGGAGGAAGCAGAACAGAATTGCCCAGCGCAAGCATA GACGTCGGAAAGCTGAGCAGAGACTTTCTGAAATGTCCAAGTCACCCGATCTCCGAACATCACCACACGCTGGAccttgctgcagctgcgtCACTAGACGACTAGAGATTACACCTCCGGAGGACTACAACCGGAGCTTCATATCCATCACATCGCCAAATTCATCATACGGCGCTCTCACTCCCTCGGCCATATCCGACTATGAGAGGAGCCAAACATTGTCCGCCGAGATCCCCAATCCGTGGACTCCATTCTGGCCAGCGGCATCTCCTCTATTCGATACCGACGCGAATGTTCTGCCGTCTGGGGACACGCTTGACAACCACAGCCACAGCCCTATTCCTAGCTCAGCGTCGTTGGACGTTCAGCCTTTTCAGGATTCGCAATCATCGCCGTCAGCCCTGTCGTACGACGCTTCCATCAGCCTCATAAGCAGACCGAAGAGCAATTGTTTGTCACCGGAGAGTCACCTTGGAGGTCAGTTCCCTCTTCATTTAGCTGCTAGAGGTGGATTCATGGGCATCATTGGCCTCCTTGTCAGCAGAGGAGCTAGACTAGATGCCAAAGACACATATGGGCGAACTGCGCTTCACTACGCCGCCGAGGCTGGACATCTTGAGGCTGTCGGTATGTTACTCTCTGTCGGGGCGAATCCATTTCTAGCAGACAGCGAAGGGTGCAACAGCCTACATATTGCTGCTAGTAAAGGGAGAGAGGATATA ATAAATACTTTTGTCCACTTTTACATAGGATACTTCATTAAAGCTtag
- a CDS encoding homogentisate 1,2-dioxygenase domain-containing protein: protein MRYTTDFSVKEKYTYHDGLGNHHQSEAFPGAVAFVNPYPQQAPYGCRTEKISGTAFVAPRAENLQTYTYRSQSSYDHSEFKPWHHELETANPAEPTKFTPNGYWWSDFPSISEGDWTEQHLLGSNGNARQKTGVALWVFKLTKDMKPQTVFSSQDGEALIVPQSGALDITTELGRLLVRANEFAVIPRGIRYRVGLVDGKPCRGYIWELYQGHFRVPELGIVGSVGLANPRDFQIPTAFFDGEVVDGIAVANNGISPWTIITRLDTRLWSCTQDSTPFNVAGWQGTLYPYKYDMMRFNSFSNAAFDHHDPSLYCVLQARAYGKEPFTSVLDFALAGPRWEATEDTLRVPWYHRNTMSEVIFPVINDPALPFNGGTKFGPFAGWMNAAMVPHGQTEEEYQLYLNQDTSKPVKLQDDGISVTVFETECPLMLSEWAYNTAEKNFKSQATAVYDR from the exons ATGCGTTATACCACGGACTTTAGCGTCAAAGAGAAGTACACCTATCATGATGGTTTGGGAAATCATCATCA ATCTGAAGCATTTCCCGGGGCAGTCGCATTTGTCAACCCCTATCCTCAGCAAGCCCCCTATGGCTGTCGAACGGAGAAGATCTCTGGAACAGCATTTGTAGCTCCACGGGCAGAGAACTTGCAAACCTACACCTATCGTTCCCAGTCATCCTACGATCACTCCGAATTTAAGCCGTGGCATCATGAATTGGAGACTGCTAATCCGGCAGAGCCGACAAAGTTCACGCCGAATGGTTACTGGTGGTCCGATTTCCCCTCGATCAGCGAAGGCGACTGGACcgagcagcatcttctggGGAGCAACGGAAACGCACGGCAGAAAACTGGCGTTGCTCTCTGGGTTTTTAAACTTACCAAGGATATGAAGCCACAGACTGTATTCTCGAGTCAGGATGGTGAGGCTTTGATTGTGCCCCAGTCGGGCGCGCTGGATATCACCACGGAACTGGGCAGGCTGTTAGTAAGGGCCAACGAATTTGCCGTTATTCCGCGTGGAATTCGATATCGAGTAGGGTTGGTTGATGGTAAACCATGCCGGGGCTACATCTGGGAGCTGTATCAAGGTCATTTTCGAGTGCCAGAGCTCGGTATTGTTGGGTCGGTGGGCCTCGCCAACCCGCGTGATTTCCAAATTCCCACAGCATTCTTCGATGGCGAAGTTGTCGACGGCATAGCTGTTGCGAATAATGGCATTTCTCCGTGGACTATCATCACGCGCCTCGATACTAGACTGTGGTCCTGTACACAAGACTCCACGCCGTTTAATGTTGCTGGTTGGCAGGGCACGCTCTATCCTTACAAGTACGACATGATGCGCTTTAACTCCTTTAGCAATGCTGCATTTGATCACCATGACCCTTCGTTATACTGCGTCCTGCAAGCCCGGGCGTATGGAAAAGAGCCTTTCACCTCGGTCTTGGACTTTGCCCTTGCCGGACCTCGCTGGGAGGCAACTGAAGACACGCTTCGGGTCCCGTGGTACCACCGCAATACTATGTCGGAAGTCATCTTCCCGGTTATCAACGACCCGGCACTCCCTTTCAATGGTGGTACGAAGTTTGGTCCCTTTGCAGGTTGGATGAACGCGGCCATGGTGCCGCATGGGCAGACGGAAGAGGAGTATCAGCTGTACTTGAATCAGGACACCAGCAAGCCTGTAAAGCTGCAGGATGATGGGATTTCGGTAACGGTTTTCGAGACTGAGTGTCCCCTCATGCTTAGCGAATGGGCTTATAACACGGCAGAGAAGAATTTCAAGTCACAGGCCACAGCTGTATATGACAGGTGA
- a CDS encoding fungal specific transcription factor domain-containing protein, whose product MALMDIGSEQALSALGYLGTLAIPSESQEYILEPVDVSSDAASMQREPQSTRLDVGNPADASSLAKSHAPWAQSPLFPPLDIIVHLVEVYFESIQPEFPLLHRPSLLEGLYSGSLLTERHSPLLLNALFALAAKFTDDPRVHSFDLSLAQCLSSAESPGTAHTQKTSRRERGRGFSRRAGDLFQDTTHEYENLELDADMADKLSIFLIQGAVLLSYAELSRGAVHRAYSLISKCVRVAYDAGLDRVDSVENTQSIDPILCHQNTDWRKEELRRAWWCIWELESFVCNILCRTQITNLTNCQTKLPMDDSDWFEGTERPSYFLPSSFEQWSRLDIASPRISILAHRIVALHFLLAIVGLEGKESSDLSATYSEIEHCATIWRKWLPPEFKSLTQVQDSPDYLDSFSKRLWIYVINEESVSDPIWRLRAN is encoded by the exons ATGGCGTTAATG GATATAGGCTCAGAACAAGCCTTGTCAGCCTTGGGGTATCTTGGTACTCTGGCAATTCCCTCTGAGTCTCAAGAATACATACTGGAGCCAGTAGATGTTAGCTCAGATGCTGCGTCTATGCAAAGAGAGCCGCAGTCTACTAGACTAGATGTGGGCAATCCTGCAGAtgcctcttccttggccaaATCACACGCGCCTTGGGCGCAATCACCGCTGTTTCCTCCCCTGGACATCATTGTCCATTTGGTCGAGGTATATTTTGAATCTATTCAACCTGAATTCCCACTTCTCCACCGCCCGAGTCTTCTTGAAGGCCTGTATTCTGGATCATTGCTCACTGAGAGGCATTCaccccttcttctcaacgCGTTATTCGCCCTTGCGGCAAAATTCACGGATGATCCGCGAGTACATTCTTTCGACTTATCGCTTGCGCAATGTTTGTCTAGTGCAGAGTCTCCAGGCACAGCCCATACTCAGAAGACGAGCCGTCGTGAGAGGGGAAGGGGGTTTTCACGGCGAGCCGGCGACCTTTTCCAGGACACAACTCACGAATATGAGAATCTCGAGCTGGATGCCGATATGGCTGATAAACTGTCGATTTTCCTCATTCAGGGGGCTGTTTTGTTAAGCTATGCTGAGCTTTCACGAGGCGCGGTACATCGGGCTTATTCCTTGATCTCAAAATGTGTGCGAGTAGCCTATGATGCAGGCTTGGATCGAGTGGACTCAGTTGAGAACACCCAATCTATTGATCCTATCTTGTGTCACCAGAATACGGattggagaaaagaagagctgcgCCGCGCATGGTGGTGTATTTGGGAGCTTGAAAGTTTTGTTTGCAACATCTTATGTCGCACCCAAATAACCAACCTAACGAACTGCCAAACAAAACTCCCAATGGACGATTCGGACTGGTTCGAGGGCACAGAGAGACCGTCATACTTCCTGCCAAGTAGTTTTGAGCAGTGGTCCAGACTTGACATTGCATCGCCACGTATTTCCATACTAGCGCATCGAATCGTCGCATTGCACTTCTTATTAGCGATCGTCGGGctagaaggaaaagaaagctcTGATCTTTCCGCTACTTATTCAGAAATTGAGCACTGCGCTACAATATGGAGAAAATGGCTACCTCCGGAGTTCAAGTCCCTCACTCAGGTTCAGGACTCTCCTGATTATCTCGACTCGTTTAGCAAACGCCTCTGGATATATGTGATCAATGAAGAGTCGGTATCGGACCCAATATGGAGATTACGAGCTAACTGA
- a CDS encoding flavin reductase like domain-containing protein — protein MSADDRKALENKVKRSFHADFKQAEASRSDWDSSASVQYTKTPNPDWKFGDGANQTHGETTATGHIAIDPYEPGRSLIDNYKLSISAVIPRPIAFISTRSKDGSKENLAPMSFFQMINADPPLFIFAVNSPLAAAKDTLRNLVETGECVINIVSEGIIEAVNATSIDAPYGISEWDISGLTPVYDCQTVSCARVKECIFSIEAKIESIREFDSRANPGTKSGTLEVVEATRFWAREDAINQERNVIDLSILRPISRLGDISYGRTLQAFQLPRPEFEKDLDGIQGFEELKKRRRDTDIQ, from the exons ATGAGCGCCGACGATCGTAAAGCCTTGGAAAACAAGGTCAAACGTAGCTTCCACGCTGACTTTAAGCAAGCCGAAGCCTCCCGGTCAGATTGGGATAGTTCTGCCTCTGTTCAATACACAAAAACTCCAAATCCAGACTGGAAATTTGGCGATGGAGCCAACCAAACTCATGGGGAAACAACAGCCACTGGGCATATAGCCATTGATCCCTACGAGCCGGGTCGCTCACTCATCGACAATTACAAGTTATCCATCAGCGCTGTCATCCCAAGGCCAATTGCCTTCATTTCAACACGTTCTAAGGATGGCAGCAAAGAGAATCTAGCACCCATGAGCTTTTTCCAGATGATCAATGCCGACCCGCCGCTCTTCATTTTCGCAGTGAACAGCCCGCTTGCAGCCGCCAAGGACACTTTACGGAACCTCGTTGAGACTGGCGAGTGCGTCATAAATATTGTCAGCGAAGGTATCATCGAAGCTGTTAATGCCACCAGCATTGACGCGCCCTATGGCATTTCGGAATGGGATATCAGTGGCCTAACCCCCGTATATGACTGTCAGACGGTCTCGTGTGCTCGTGTCAAAGAGTGCATCTTTAGCATCGAGGCCAAGATCGAGAGCATTCGCGAGTTTGACAGCCGAGCCAATCCAGGAACGAAATCTGGGACTCTTGAGGTGGTTGAAGCTACCCGCTTCTGGGCGCGTGAGGATGCCATTAACCAGGAGAGGAACGTCATTGATCTTTCG ATCCTACGACCTATTAGTAGACTAGGAGATATCAGCTACGGACGGACGCTCCAGGCTTTCCAACTGCCTCGACCAGAATTCGAAAAGGATTTGGATGGCATACAAGGGtttgaagagctgaagaagaggcgtaGAGATACAGATATACAGTGA
- a CDS encoding ankyrin repeats (3 copies) domain-containing protein, whose amino-acid sequence MGRQDWKRMFKGLQDKLGSSRLKDQDGVSDSHSVEPQKNHTSSRPDTSTTKDNGSCKDPVQSDQASQTQKNIVPAYQLLRSSQSLSNPRIDNAPIQDLWNIAYERLRVDNSELIKKYEIKLRGNMIAGLGSTLGSNANMRDRMQMILEYKMKEVNSNVWKLKFRSSDVDVRDLVQPILGIVSLVNEYITDAVSVSSYASFAWVGISLLLPLFMNPSTQIASLAKGLEFVSTLIAQSRMREELYVRRYELKPSEGQSFQQSHREYKTGLEQLYRQILKFQVTTYCYFTNNSASRFCLDIIKRNDWDNLVNGILEQDMLFGKLATTWRDIQYDDECLAAENRHQNAMSLWFTIGENVSSLERAVKDAHEQKDRIELLRWLCNIDHSELYNSARGKHKGGTGEWLLDGSEAFKAWEESMVSKSFLWLHGKAGSGKSILSSSVIKRLQDRHQGNSMSVLAYFYFSFSDVQKQRVDGMLSSLIRQISAHRPYIPQSVQSLGEYKNNGGRPDTETLIEALIASMQGFSAVYIIIDALDECPRLNDERKRLLNSLCDILNAAPHSLHMLCTSRKENDIDKAIRPLLCDPWGAEIDLSVQRKVLDDDIGKYIDSILADAEYDTWPADIKEESRNALIDKADGMFQYVRCQFENLQNLSSKDAVRRALGDLPSGLDSTYDRMLLSIDANFQPQAIASLKWLAFSWKPLNLAHFSIKEYLTSERILQSRSSVFAFTEADAHVHIGRFCLAYHLHISSTIEISNENEQYLHKDDLAEYARIGWAQHIEFIPRASWPPEISRNAVVSLSVCSKSLFRMIYPFTIIRNLIRQPYLYTAMHGFCQLTEMLISSSVYLTQVDLDEGLRWATRYRRKALVKLFLDKGAQIHDCLEIAARVGNAAIVGLLLDYGAEITALAGKLECALRSALWGGHLDALKLLVNRGVDVNSPFDKTEYMPHPGYTPYPVDLWRKRLELRIVDCLRFLFDSGAGVNMKDSTSLAAALYVAIHIGARRAFQLLLERGAHVNELAGEKGYPLQAATDSSHDAVFIKDLLDRGADPNAQGGIYNTALQSMCARIYDPNSGEMIQIIELLVNGGADVSIQGGKYGTAMQAACYNCNIPIAVVKYLLEKGADVNVQGGHYGNALQTACQRSPLYGVKQFEVRERALEVVQLLLDRGAHTDAQGGYYGTALQAACASENEDIARLLIDRGVNVNARGGRYGTALQAACAAGNLDIVHILLKGGARVNIEAGYHGTALEAACARGHTEVARVLLEHGADVHLGNNGAWHAAALSKDDDLVGLMLDHGAGGNDFRGSHDSPLHALLQCGRKINVRVQLLLEHGADPNLVVGEYGNALQVACTVKVWDFDRLGVESDIYYGAAGPKLLLELCPNINVNVPGGLFGSALQAAAYSGQTPTISLLLKRGAHVNTRGGKYGSALNAAVIAGNWDIVEVLLDAGATPDCHISSQPDEEWLQRVLEDDGQGGVERYRKFWEVERAEREVSAN is encoded by the exons ATGGGGCGCCAGGACTGGAAACGAATGTTCAAGGGTCTGCAGGACAAACTAGGCTCGTCGAGACTCAAAGACCAAGATGGCGTATCGGACTCGCATTCTGTCGAGCCTCAGAAGAATCACACCAGTTCAAGGCCCGATACCTCGACTACCAAAGATAATGGATCCTGTAAAGACCCGGTACAATCAGACCAGGCTTCACAAACGCAGAAAAATATTGTACCAGCCTACCAACTGCTCAGATCATCTCAGAGTTTGTCCAATCCCCGAATTGACAATGCGCCAATCCAAGATCTCTGGAATATAGCATACGAAAGGCTACGGGTGGATAATAGCGAACTGATTAAGAAGTATGAGATAAAGCTCCGAGGGAATATGATAGCCGGCCTAGGTTCGACACTTGGGTCTAACGCAAACATGAGAGACCGAATGCAGATGATCCTGGAATACAAAATGAAAGAAGTCAATTCAAATGTATGGAAGTTAAAATTTAGGAGCTCTGATGTCGACGTTAGAGACCTCGTGCAACCGATTCTAGGGATTGTGAGCTTGGTCAACGAATACATCACTGATGCCGTGAGTGTAAGCTCTTATGCATCTTTTGCTTGGGTCGGCATAAGTCTACTACTCCCA CTCTTTATGAATCCTTCAACACAAATAGCATCCTTAGCAAAGGGTTTGGAATTCGTCTCGACTCTTATCGCCCAGAGCCgaatgagagaagagcttTATGTTCGGCGCTATGAGTTAAAGCCTAGTGAAGGTCAATCATTTCAACAATCTCATCGGGAGTATAAAACCGGCTTAGAACAGCTTTATCGACAGATTCTGAAGTTTCAAGTTACGACCTACTGCTACTTCACCAATAATTCCGCATCCCGCTTTTGCTTGGATATTATAAAACGAAATGATTGGGATAATCTAGTTAATGGAATTCTTGAGCAAGACATGTTGTTTGGCAAGTTGGCTACAACTTGGCGTGACATTCAATACGACGATGAATGTTTGGCGGCCGAGAACCGGCATCAAAATGCCATGAGTCTCTGGTTTACCATTGGGGAAAATGTCTCTAGCTTAGAGAGAGCTGTGAAGGATGCGCATGAGCAGAAAGATCGCATCGAATTGCTCCGATGGCTGTGTAATATCGACCACAGTGAACTATATAATAGCGCGCGCGGTAAGCACAAGGGTGGTACGGGAGAGTGGCTCCTAGATGGGAGCGAGGCATTCAAAGCGTGGGAGGAGAGCATGGTGTCTAAATCTTTCTTATGGCTCCATGGAAAAG CCGGCTCTGGAAAGTCCATTTTAAGCTCCTCTGTGATTAAGCGTCTACAAGACCGACATCAGGGGAACTCTATGAGTGTGCTCGCTTATTTCTACTTCAGCTTCAGTGATGTCCAGAAGCAGAGAGTTGATGGAATGCTTTCATCTCTGATTAGGCAGATCAGCGCCCATCGGCCATACATACCACAATCAGTCCAAAGCCTCGGCGAGTATAAAAATAATGGCGGCCGTCCGGATACAGAAACACTGATAGAAGCGTTAATCGCTTCTATGCAGGGATTTTCGGCCGTTTATATTATTATTGATGCTTTGGATGAGTGTCCAAGGCTAAACGACGAGAGGAAACGACTCCTGAATAGCTTGTGTGATATTCTTAACGCAGCACCGCACAGCCTTCACATGCTCTGTACAAGCCGCAAGGAGAATGATATAGATAAGGCCATAAGGCCTTTGCTATGTGATCCATGGGGAGCAGAAATAGATTTGTCTGTCCAACGCAAAGTTTTGGACGATGACATTGGCAAGTACATCGACTCGATTTTAGCAGATGCCGAATACGATACATGGCCAGCGGATATCAAAGAAGAATCAAGAAATGCGCTGATAGATAAAGCAGACGGCAT GTTCCAATACGTGCGTTGCCAGTTCGAAAACTTGCAAAACTTATCCTCCAAGGACGCCGTTCGCAGGGCTCTGGGAGATCTTCCCAGCGGGCTTGATTCAACCTACGACAGAATGCTTCTGAGCATAGATGCAAATTTCCAACCACAAGCCATAGCATCCCTGAAATGGCTCGCTTTTTCATGGAAGCCTCTAAACCTTG CTCACTTCTCGATCAAGGAGTACCTGACGTCTGAGAGAATTCTTCAGAGCCGTTCATCTGTCTTTGCGTTCACGGAGGCCGACGCCCACGTACACATTGGACGCTTTTGTCTCGCCTATCATCTACACATAAGCTCAACGATTGAGATATCGAATGAAAACGAGCAGTATTTACACAAGGATGATTTGGCAGAATACGCACGCATCGGTTGGGCACAACACATCGAATTCATTCCCCGAGCATCCTGGCCTCCAGAAATTTCACGAAATGCAGTTGTCTCACTTTCAGTCTGCAGCAAAAGCTTATTCCGTATGATCTATCCCTTCACAATAATACGAAATTTAATTCGACAACCTTATCTCTACACTGCCATGCATGGCTTCTGCCAGCTGACAGAAATGTTAATATCGAGCAGTGTCTACCTCACACAAGTGGATTTGGATGAGGGTCTCCGTTGGGCAACACGTTATCGGAGAAAGGCCCTTGTCAAGCTCTTTTTAGATAAGGGTGCTCAGATACACGATTGTCTAGAAATAGCAGCAAGGGTGGGAAATGCAGCGATTGTAGGGCTTCTACTCGACTACGGAGCCGAAATCACTGCGCTCGCTGGCAAACTGGAATGTGCACTGCGAAGTGCCTTATGGGGAGGTCATCTTGATGCACTCAAGCTCCTTGTGAATCGCGGAGTCGATGTCAACAGCCCATTCGACAAGACAGAATACATGCCCCATCCAGGATACACGCCTTATCCAGTAGATTtatggaggaagaggttaGAGCTGCGTATCGTAGACTGTCTCCGTTTTCTATTTGACAGCGGCGCCGGTGTCAACATGAAAGACAGCACTTCTTTGGCAGCGGCGCTCTATGTAGCAATACATATTGGAGCCCGGAGAGCATTCCAGCTGCTGTTAGAGAGAGGCGCGCACGTGAATGAGCTGGCAGGGGAGAAGGGTTACCCACTTCAGGCGGCGACGGATTCCTCTCATGACGCTGTATTCATCAAGGACTTACTAGACCGCGGCGCAGATCCTAACGCTCAAGGCGGGATTTATAACACGGCTCTACAGTCCATGTGTGCCAGGATTTATGATCCTAACTCTGGGGAAATGATACAAATCATTGAGCTGCTAGTGAATGGAGGTGCTGATGTCTCTATTCAGGGGGGCAAATACGGAACGGCAATGCAGGCAGCATGCTATAACTGCAACATCCCGATTGCGGTTGTAAAATACTTACTCGAGAAAGGCGCCGACGTGAATGTGCAGGGAGGACACTATGGCAATGCCCTCCAGACGGCATGTCAGCGCAGCCCCTTGTACGGGGTCAAACAATTTGAAGTACGGGAGCGCGCCCTAGAAGTAGTACAACTGCTTCTAGACCGAGGAGCTCATACTGATGCTCAAGGCGGCTATTATGGGACGGCGCTCCAAGCTGCTTGTGCAAGCGAGAACGAGGACATAGCGCGTCTCTTGATTGATCGTGGTGTCAATGTGAACGCCCGGGGTGGACGATACGGAACAGCACTACAGGCAGCTTGCGCAGCCGGGAACCTGGACATTGTCCATATTTTGCTTAAAGGAGGTGCCCGTGTTAATATCGAAGCCGGATATCATGGCACCGCATTGGAGGCTGCCTGCGCGAGAGGTCATACCGAGGTGGCTCGTGTGCTCCTCGAACACGGTGCCGACGTTCATCTGGGGAACAACGGTGCATGGCATGCAGCCGCACTCTCCAAGGATGACGATCTGGTGGGACTAATGCTTGACCATGGTGCTGGTGGGAATGATTTTCGTGGCTCTCATGACTCGCCTCTGCATGCTCTGCTTCAATGCGGAAGAAAAATTAACGTGCG GGTCCAACTATTACTTGAGCATGGCGCTGACCCTAATCTTGTGGTCGGTGAATACGGTAATGCACTCCAGGTCGCGTGTACCGTAAAGGTTTGGGATTTCGATAGGCTTGGTGTGGAGAGCGATATATACTACGGTGCCGCCGGTCCAAAACTTCTTCTGGAGCTTTGCCCCAATATCAATGTCAATGTACCAGGAGGATTATTTGGCTCGGCTTTGCAAGCGGCAGCATACTCGGGTCAGACACCTACCATCAGTTTGTTGTTAAAAAGAGGAGCCCATGTGAACACCCGGGGTGGGAAATATGGCAGTGCCCTGAATGCCGCCGTTATTGCAGGCAACTGGGATATTGTTGAAGTTTTGCTCGACGCCGGTGCGACGCCTGATTGTCACATTTCGTCACAACCTGACGAAGAGTGGCTCCAGCGTGTGCTAGAAGACGATGGCCAAGGGGGCGTGGAGAGATATAGAAAGTTTTGGGAGGTAGAGAGGGCAGAGAGGGAAGTTTCGGCAAATTAG
- a CDS encoding RTA1 like protein domain-containing protein produces the protein MGAGDPVLYSLYVYAPNRGAPVFFTVAFAISAVFHIWQCWRYKAFRLIGLHSVCAVLFTLGFAFREYASYHYIYTGAKGTPLIIFILSQVFINVCPPLLELSNYHVLGRIFGYVPHCAPIPASRVLLTFGGLMGLVETLNAVGVALSANPSASPSQQKLASNLLIAVLVIQLGVIATFFCMAAIFHMRCTKAAVQAKAVKTMLTTLYMSMALIFIRCVYRLVEHTGNTKIDITDMEALKSLSPLLRYEVFFYIFEATLMFLNSAIWNVWNPGRFLPRSPHTYLAQDGTEATVEVIPDNRSLLSKIANVLTFGLLFRRKNTTVVFEELAAYDRSEQAGVQVHK, from the exons ATGGGGGCTGGAGACCCAG TTTTGTATAGCCTGTATGTCTACGCTCCCAATAGAGGGGCCCCAGTCTTCTTCACCGTGGCATTCGCCATTTCTGCTGTCTTTCACATTTGGCAATGCTG GCGCTACAAGGCCTTTAGACTGATCGGACTGCATTCTGTGTGCGCTGTGCTATTCACTCTGGGCTTCGCATTCCGAGAATACGCATCATACCATTACATCTATACGGGTGCTAAAGGGACACCTCTGATCATATTCATCCTTAGTCAGGTCTTTATCAATGTTTGCCC ACCACTTCTAGAGCTTTCGAATTACCATGTTCTCGGCCGAATCTTTGGCTATGTGCCGCACTGCGCTCCGATACCTGCCTCTCGAGTTCTACTTACGTTTGGTGGCCTTATGGGTCTTGTCGAAACTTTGAATGCTGTGGGAGTTGCTTTATCTGCTAATCCCTCGGCATCACCTAGTCAGCAGAAGCTTGCGAGCAATTTATTAATAGCCGTGCTTGTCATTCAGCTCGGCGTTATAGCTACTTTCTTTTGCATGGCTGCCATCTTCCACATGAGGTGTACGAAAGCTGCTGTCCAAGCCAAGGCTGTCAAAACTATGTTAACCACTCTTTACATGAGCATGGCTCTCATCTTTATAAGATGCGTCTACCGCCTGGTAGAACATACCGGCAATACAAAGATAGACATTACGGATATGGAGGCGCTCAAAAGTCTAAGTCCTCTTTTGCGCTACGAGGTCTTCTTCTATATCTTCGAGGCGACTCTTATGTTTCTCAACTCCGCGATATGGAATGTCTGGAATCCAGGTCGCTTCTTGCCGAGGAGCCCTCACACTTATCTTGCACAAGACGGAACCGAGGCTACGGTAGAAGTGATACCGGATAATCGATCACTTCTCTCCAAGATCGCAAATGTGCTGACATTTGGACTATTGTTCCGCAGAAAGAATACCACGGTGGTGTTTGAAGAGTTGGCCGCGTATGATAGGAGTGAGCAAGCCGGGGTACAGGTACACAAATAA